The following are encoded in a window of Sphingobium sp. AP49 genomic DNA:
- a CDS encoding TonB-dependent receptor: MTKITLGRSALLLTTAFGALALGGIAHAQAAGADAGQLDEIVVTAERRSENLQKVPVSVGVVQGDALRNLTAGGGDILELAARVPGLYAETTTGRIFPRFYIRGLGNIDFYLGASQPVSIIQDDVVLEHVVLKSNPVFDVNQVEVLRGPQGSLFGRNTTAGIIKFDTIRPSMDWQGRAQASYGSYNTVTFDGGIGGPIVADKLAFRVSALYQHRDDWVDNAYAGPSADGTVAPKKDAMGGYNEKDIRVQLLMTPTENLSMLTSVHARDYDGTSTLFHRAGLVKGSNSVADEPRGTVRYDEAMNNPQAYKTYGASENISYDFGPVTLTSITAYETTSGYSRGDTDGGAAADYPVGGVANGYGESQGQVRDLDQLTQEVRLASNGNGAFKWQVGGMYFDSRDTTDFYQRAYFLTTAANNPNNWVRLRNKNESWAIFGQASYELAPGFTLTAGGRYTKDTKETRLVKTADTAAGVVTYRGRRYVKMSDEKPSWDVSALYEINPEVSVYARVATGFRGPTIQGRSAVFNSDFTTADSETILSGEAGIKTSLFDNKLRFNMSGFAYRVKDIQLNGNDVNGNGVLFNADKAQAYGMEADLEARPFENLTLSAGLSLLHSEIKDKNVYAQVCILNGVVVCTVNDPTIKVGANTFAQIDGNPLPNAPKYTANIAARYDVPLGNGGKIFASTDWNIQGYTNFVLYKTAEFYSKDDFEGGLKIGYTAPDGQYEIAAFARNITGEKNLKGVIENYMAAVFNEPRIIGISLSGKM, encoded by the coding sequence GTGACCAAGATCACTTTGGGGCGGTCGGCGCTGCTGCTGACCACGGCTTTCGGCGCGCTCGCTCTCGGCGGCATCGCCCATGCACAGGCAGCGGGCGCTGACGCTGGTCAACTCGACGAGATCGTCGTGACGGCCGAGCGCCGCTCGGAAAATCTGCAGAAGGTGCCGGTCTCGGTCGGCGTTGTGCAGGGCGACGCGCTGCGCAACCTGACCGCCGGCGGCGGCGACATTCTGGAACTCGCGGCCCGCGTGCCCGGCCTCTATGCCGAAACCACCACCGGCCGCATCTTCCCGCGCTTCTACATTCGTGGCCTCGGCAATATCGACTTCTATCTCGGCGCTTCGCAGCCGGTGTCGATCATCCAGGACGATGTCGTGCTGGAACATGTGGTGCTGAAATCGAACCCGGTGTTCGACGTCAACCAGGTGGAAGTGCTGCGCGGCCCGCAGGGTTCGCTGTTCGGCCGCAACACCACGGCGGGCATCATCAAGTTCGACACCATCCGTCCCTCGATGGACTGGCAGGGCCGCGCCCAGGCCAGCTATGGCAGCTATAACACCGTCACCTTCGACGGCGGCATTGGCGGCCCGATCGTCGCCGACAAGCTCGCCTTCCGCGTTTCGGCGCTCTACCAGCATCGCGACGACTGGGTCGACAACGCCTATGCCGGCCCCAGCGCCGACGGCACCGTCGCGCCGAAGAAGGACGCGATGGGCGGCTATAATGAAAAGGACATCCGCGTTCAGCTGCTGATGACGCCGACGGAAAATCTGTCGATGCTGACCAGCGTCCATGCCCGCGACTATGACGGCACCTCGACCCTGTTCCACCGCGCCGGCCTGGTGAAGGGCTCCAACAGTGTTGCCGACGAACCGCGCGGCACCGTGCGCTATGACGAGGCGATGAACAATCCGCAGGCCTACAAGACCTATGGCGCCTCGGAGAACATCTCCTATGATTTCGGTCCGGTTACCCTGACCTCGATCACGGCCTATGAAACCACCTCGGGCTACAGCCGGGGTGATACCGATGGCGGTGCGGCGGCCGATTATCCGGTGGGCGGCGTTGCGAACGGCTATGGCGAGAGCCAGGGCCAGGTGCGCGATCTCGACCAGCTGACCCAGGAAGTCCGCCTTGCCAGCAACGGCAATGGCGCCTTCAAATGGCAGGTCGGTGGCATGTATTTCGACAGCCGCGACACCACCGATTTCTACCAGCGCGCCTATTTCCTGACCACCGCCGCCAACAATCCCAACAATTGGGTGCGGCTGCGCAACAAGAATGAGAGCTGGGCGATCTTCGGCCAGGCGAGCTACGAACTGGCGCCGGGCTTCACGCTGACCGCCGGTGGCCGCTATACCAAGGACACCAAGGAAACCCGCCTGGTCAAGACCGCCGACACGGCGGCGGGCGTCGTCACCTATCGTGGCCGTCGCTATGTGAAGATGTCGGACGAAAAGCCCAGCTGGGACGTCAGCGCGCTGTATGAGATCAACCCGGAAGTCAGCGTCTATGCCCGCGTTGCCACCGGCTTCCGTGGCCCGACCATCCAGGGCCGCTCGGCGGTGTTCAACAGCGACTTCACCACGGCGGATTCGGAAACCATCCTGTCGGGCGAAGCGGGTATCAAGACCAGCCTGTTCGATAACAAGCTGCGCTTCAACATGTCGGGCTTCGCCTATCGGGTGAAGGACATCCAGCTCAACGGCAATGATGTGAACGGCAATGGCGTGCTGTTCAACGCCGACAAGGCGCAGGCCTATGGCATGGAAGCCGATCTGGAAGCGCGTCCGTTCGAAAATCTCACCTTGTCGGCCGGCCTCAGCCTGCTGCACAGCGAGATCAAGGACAAGAATGTCTATGCCCAGGTCTGCATCCTGAACGGCGTGGTCGTCTGCACTGTGAATGATCCCACGATCAAGGTCGGCGCCAACACCTTCGCCCAGATCGACGGCAACCCGCTGCCCAACGCGCCGAAATATACCGCCAACATCGCGGCCCGTTACGACGTGCCGCTGGGCAATGGTGGCAAGATCTTCGCCTCGACCGACTGGAATATCCAAGGCTACACCAATTTCGTCCTCTACAAGACGGCGGAATTCTACTCGAAGGACGATTTCGAGGGTGGCCTGAAGATCGGCTACACCGCACCCGACGGCCAGTATGAGATCGCCGCCTTCGCCCGCAACATCACGGGCGAGAAGAACCTCAAGGGCGTGATCGAAAACTACATGGCGGCAGTGTTCAACGAACCCCGCATCATCGGCATCTCGCTCAGCGGCAAGATGTAA
- a CDS encoding fumarate hydratase — MTLIKTADLIESVADALQFISYYHPMDYIRALGKAYEAEANPAAKDAIAQILTNSRMCAEGHRPICQDTGIVNVFVKWGMDCRLDDNSRSMQDVIDEGVRKAYLNPENRLRASILKDPAFSRQNTKDNTPCVLNVEMVPGNKVIVDVAAKGGGSENKTKFKMMNPSDSIVDWVLEMVPQMGAGWCPPGMLGIGIGGTAEKAVALAKESLMDPIDMGELKARGPQNKIEELRIELFDKVNALGIGAQGLGGLATVLDIKIHDYPCHAAGKPVAMIPNCAATRHAHFTLDGSGPAYLEAPKLSEWPQVDWKPSKEAIRVDLDNLTPEVVQSWKHGDRLLLNGKMLTGRDAAHKRIKDMLAKGESLPVDFKGRVIYYVGPVDPVRDEVVGPAGPTTATRMDSFMDMMLAQGLAACVGKAERGPAATESIKTHKSAYLMAVGGAAYLVSRAIKASKVVGFEDLGMEAIYEFTVEDMPVTVAVDSEGQNVHRLAPLVWQEKIKKEKLLEGA; from the coding sequence ATGACGCTCATCAAGACCGCCGACCTCATCGAGAGCGTCGCCGACGCGCTCCAGTTCATCAGTTACTATCATCCGATGGATTATATCCGGGCACTGGGCAAAGCCTATGAGGCCGAAGCCAATCCGGCGGCGAAGGACGCCATCGCCCAGATCCTGACCAACAGCCGCATGTGCGCCGAAGGGCATCGCCCGATCTGCCAGGACACCGGCATCGTCAATGTGTTCGTGAAGTGGGGCATGGACTGCCGCCTGGACGACAATAGCCGGTCGATGCAGGACGTGATCGATGAAGGCGTGCGCAAGGCCTATCTCAACCCCGAGAACCGCCTGCGCGCGTCGATCCTGAAAGACCCCGCCTTTTCGCGCCAGAACACCAAGGACAACACGCCCTGCGTGCTGAACGTGGAAATGGTGCCGGGCAACAAGGTGATCGTCGATGTCGCGGCCAAGGGCGGCGGGTCCGAGAACAAGACCAAGTTCAAGATGATGAACCCCAGCGATTCGATCGTCGACTGGGTGCTGGAAATGGTGCCGCAGATGGGCGCGGGCTGGTGCCCGCCGGGCATGCTGGGCATCGGCATCGGCGGCACCGCGGAAAAGGCCGTGGCGCTGGCCAAGGAAAGCCTGATGGACCCGATCGACATGGGCGAGCTGAAGGCACGCGGCCCGCAGAACAAGATCGAGGAACTGCGCATCGAGCTGTTCGACAAGGTCAATGCGCTGGGCATCGGCGCGCAGGGCCTGGGCGGCCTCGCCACCGTGCTCGACATCAAGATCCACGACTATCCCTGTCATGCGGCGGGCAAGCCGGTGGCGATGATCCCCAATTGCGCCGCGACGCGCCACGCGCATTTCACGCTCGACGGCTCCGGTCCGGCCTATCTGGAAGCGCCCAAGCTTTCCGAATGGCCGCAGGTGGACTGGAAGCCGAGCAAGGAAGCGATCCGCGTCGACCTCGATAATCTGACGCCCGAAGTCGTCCAGAGCTGGAAGCATGGCGACCGCCTGCTGCTGAACGGCAAGATGCTCACCGGCCGCGACGCCGCGCACAAGCGGATCAAGGACATGCTGGCCAAGGGCGAGAGCCTGCCAGTCGATTTCAAGGGCCGCGTCATCTATTATGTCGGGCCGGTCGATCCGGTACGCGACGAAGTGGTCGGCCCGGCTGGCCCCACCACCGCGACCCGCATGGACAGCTTCATGGACATGATGCTGGCACAGGGCCTGGCCGCCTGCGTCGGCAAGGCCGAGCGCGGCCCCGCCGCGACCGAGAGCATCAAGACCCACAAGAGCGCCTATCTGATGGCGGTAGGCGGCGCGGCCTATCTGGTGTCGCGCGCGATCAAGGCCTCCAAGGTCGTGGGCTTCGAGGATCTGGGCATGGAAGCCATTTACGAATTCACCGTGGAGGACATGCCGGTGACCGTCGCGGTCGACAGTGAAGGCCAGAATGTCCATCGCCTCGCCCCGCTGGTGTGGCAGGAGAAGATCAAGAAGGAGAAGCTGCTCGAAGGGGCGTAA
- a CDS encoding glutathione S-transferase family protein: MILYYHPLSSYCWKVLIAFYENGTPFIPRILEEEAAVAEWLALWPLGKFPVLHDPVRGATIAEASIIIEYLGRHEPGTFHPIPLAGDAALEARLMDRLFDNYVMAPMQGLVGNRLRPEDARDPHGAGEHQAALHKIYGLLETRLAGRTWAAGDHLTLADCAAAPSLYYADKIVPLRTDHPVLGAYLDRLEARPSFARVLREMQPWWQNFPFADGPLGS, translated from the coding sequence ATGATCCTCTATTATCACCCGCTCTCCTCCTATTGCTGGAAAGTGCTGATCGCCTTCTATGAAAATGGCACACCCTTTATCCCACGCATCCTGGAAGAAGAGGCGGCAGTCGCGGAATGGCTGGCACTCTGGCCGCTGGGCAAGTTTCCCGTGCTGCACGATCCTGTACGCGGCGCGACAATCGCCGAAGCGAGCATCATCATCGAATATCTGGGGCGACACGAGCCCGGTACCTTTCATCCCATCCCGCTGGCTGGCGACGCAGCGCTCGAAGCACGGCTGATGGACCGATTGTTCGACAATTATGTGATGGCGCCGATGCAGGGCCTGGTCGGCAACCGGCTGCGACCGGAAGACGCGCGCGACCCCCATGGAGCAGGGGAACATCAGGCGGCGCTGCACAAGATTTACGGCCTATTGGAGACACGGCTGGCCGGTCGGACCTGGGCAGCGGGCGACCATCTGACCCTCGCCGACTGCGCAGCGGCGCCATCGCTCTATTATGCCGACAAGATCGTCCCGCTGCGCACCGACCATCCGGTGCTGGGCGCCTATCTCGACCGGCTGGAGGCGCGGCCGAGTTTTGCCCGGGTGCTGCGCGAGATGCAGCCCTGGTGGCAGAATTTTCCCTTTGCCGACGGGCCACTTGGGTCCTGA
- a CDS encoding ribonucleoside-diphosphate reductase subunit alpha, which produces MDERVEETTAAAEAKADPKAQAKQASSSSTIHARRFHVVTDASRDALLTEFGKDTLNDRYLLPGESYQDLFARVAAAYSDDADHAQRVYDYISKLWFMPATPVLSNGGTGRGLPISCYLNSVDDSLEGIVNTWNENVWLASRGGGIGTYWGSVRGIGEPVGLNGKTSGIIPFVRVMDSLTLAISQGSLRRGSAACYLDVSHPEIEEFLEIRKTSGDFNRKALNLHHGVLLTDEFMEAVRDGTDFNLRSPKDQSVRGTVNARALFQKLVEVRLATGEPYIVFSDTVNRMMPKHHRDLGLKVSTSNLCSEITLPTGRDHLGNDRTAVCCLSSMNLETWDEWKDDKKFAEDIMRFLDNVLQDYIDRAPPEMARAKYSASRERSVGLGVMGFHSFLQARNIPFEGAMAKSWNLRIFKHIKGQVDEASMQLAVERGPCPDAADQGVMERFSCKMAIAPTASISIICGGTSACIEPIPANIYTHKTLSGSFAIKNPYLEKLLVAKAKDSTNVWNSILERGGSVQHLDFLSQEEKDTFKTSFEIDQRWLLELAADRTPYIDQAQSLNLFIPADVEKWDLLMLHFRAWELGIKSLYYLRSKSVQRAGFAGGVEADNTIDAPKFEIGETTDYDECLACQ; this is translated from the coding sequence ATGGACGAACGGGTCGAAGAGACGACGGCAGCGGCCGAGGCCAAAGCGGATCCGAAGGCGCAGGCCAAGCAGGCATCCTCGTCTTCGACGATTCATGCGCGCCGTTTCCATGTCGTGACGGATGCGTCGCGCGATGCGCTGCTGACGGAATTCGGCAAGGATACGCTGAACGACCGCTATCTGCTGCCCGGCGAGAGCTATCAGGATCTCTTCGCCCGCGTCGCCGCCGCCTATTCGGACGACGCCGACCATGCGCAGCGGGTCTATGACTATATCTCGAAGCTCTGGTTCATGCCGGCGACGCCCGTGCTGTCGAACGGCGGCACCGGCCGGGGTCTTCCGATCAGCTGCTATCTGAACAGCGTCGACGACAGCCTGGAAGGCATCGTCAACACCTGGAACGAGAATGTCTGGCTCGCCTCGCGCGGCGGCGGCATCGGCACCTATTGGGGCAGCGTGCGCGGCATTGGCGAGCCGGTCGGCCTCAATGGCAAGACCAGCGGCATCATTCCCTTCGTCCGCGTGATGGACAGCCTGACGCTGGCGATCAGCCAGGGCTCGCTGCGCCGTGGCTCGGCGGCCTGCTATCTCGACGTCTCCCACCCGGAGATCGAGGAGTTCCTCGAAATCCGCAAGACGTCGGGCGACTTCAACCGCAAGGCGCTCAACCTGCACCATGGCGTGCTGCTGACCGACGAGTTCATGGAAGCGGTGCGCGACGGCACGGATTTCAACCTGCGCAGCCCCAAGGACCAGTCGGTGCGCGGCACCGTCAATGCCCGTGCGCTGTTCCAGAAGCTGGTCGAGGTCCGCCTCGCCACCGGCGAACCCTATATCGTCTTCTCCGACACGGTGAACCGGATGATGCCCAAGCATCACCGCGACCTGGGGCTCAAGGTCTCCACGTCGAACCTCTGTTCGGAAATCACCTTGCCGACGGGTCGCGACCATCTCGGCAATGACCGTACGGCGGTCTGCTGCCTCTCTTCCATGAACCTGGAAACCTGGGACGAATGGAAGGACGACAAGAAATTCGCGGAAGACATCATGCGCTTCCTCGACAATGTGCTGCAGGACTATATCGACCGTGCGCCGCCGGAAATGGCCCGCGCCAAGTACAGCGCCAGCCGTGAACGCTCGGTGGGCCTGGGCGTGATGGGCTTCCACAGCTTCCTCCAGGCGCGCAACATCCCGTTCGAGGGCGCGATGGCCAAGTCGTGGAATCTGCGCATCTTCAAGCATATCAAGGGCCAGGTTGACGAAGCATCCATGCAGCTTGCGGTGGAGCGCGGCCCGTGCCCCGACGCCGCCGACCAGGGCGTGATGGAACGGTTCAGCTGCAAGATGGCGATCGCGCCGACCGCGTCGATCTCGATCATCTGCGGTGGCACCTCGGCCTGTATCGAACCGATCCCGGCCAATATCTACACCCACAAGACGCTCTCGGGCAGCTTCGCGATCAAGAATCCCTATCTGGAAAAGCTGCTGGTGGCCAAGGCCAAGGACAGCACCAATGTCTGGAATTCGATTCTCGAGCGCGGTGGTTCGGTCCAACATCTCGATTTCCTGAGCCAGGAAGAGAAGGACACGTTCAAGACCAGCTTCGAGATCGACCAGCGCTGGCTGCTCGAACTGGCCGCTGATCGCACGCCCTATATCGACCAGGCGCAGTCGCTGAACCTGTTCATCCCGGCCGACGTCGAGAAGTGGGATCTGCTGATGCTCCACTTCCGGGCATGGGAACTGGGCATCAAGTCGCTCTATTATCTGCGCTCCAAGTC